The following are encoded in a window of Kitasatospora fiedleri genomic DNA:
- a CDS encoding condensation domain-containing protein, whose protein sequence is MRRPARPEPGLPYREFLRWLAARDAEQGTAAWREALTGLDEPTLLAPQARERAGLLPHSVTARLSTELTTRIGAFTRTHGLTLNTVLSGAWALLLAGLTNRQDVVFGATVSGRPAELPGIDGTIGMFLNTVPVRATLNGGEGVAAFLARHQAEQAELLPHHQTGLGAIQRGTGFGRLFDTLQVLRNTPPTPPPGPNCANASACARSRTSTPRTSR, encoded by the coding sequence CTGCGCCGGCCTGCCCGCCCCGAACCCGGCCTGCCCTACCGGGAGTTCCTGCGCTGGCTGGCCGCCCGCGACGCCGAGCAGGGCACCGCGGCCTGGCGCGAGGCGCTGACCGGCCTGGACGAACCGACCCTGCTCGCCCCGCAGGCCCGCGAGCGGGCCGGGCTGCTGCCGCACTCCGTCACCGCCCGGCTGAGCACCGAACTCACCACCCGCATAGGCGCGTTCACCCGCACCCACGGCCTCACCCTGAACACCGTGCTCTCCGGCGCGTGGGCGCTGCTGCTGGCCGGGCTGACCAACCGGCAGGACGTGGTGTTCGGCGCCACCGTCTCCGGCCGCCCCGCCGAACTGCCCGGCATCGACGGCACCATCGGCATGTTCCTCAACACCGTCCCGGTGCGCGCCACCCTGAACGGCGGCGAGGGCGTCGCCGCGTTCCTGGCCCGCCACCAGGCCGAGCAGGCCGAGCTGCTGCCGCACCACCAGACCGGCCTGGGCGCGATCCAGCGCGGCACCGGCTTCGGCCGCCTCTTCGACACCCTCCAGGTGCTCCGCAACACCCCGCCGACGCCGCCACCCGGGCCGAACTGCGCGAACGCCTCGGCGTGCGCGAGGTCGAGGACGTCGACGCCGCGCACTTCCCGCTGA
- a CDS encoding condensation domain-containing protein, which yields MNDSTTPHDDPQASGSTGATGAAPSDLEDVYPLSSLQEGLLFHALYDDAARDVYVVQSHLDLAGPVEVPRLAAAVDALLERHANLRVGFWYEDPQDVLQFVQRTVETPLRVADLAGRGPDAVQREMDADWRHPFELDAPPLLRFALLRLGADRHRLVLTCHHLLLDGWSMPIVVRELLALYRGEQLPPVRPYRDHLALLATRDTAAAERAWAAALAGFDTPHPVAPAVAGAGAVEPGLIVRQAGTELTARFAAAVRARD from the coding sequence ATGAACGACTCCACCACCCCGCACGACGACCCGCAGGCGTCCGGCTCGACCGGTGCGACCGGTGCGGCCCCGTCGGACCTGGAGGACGTGTACCCGCTGTCCTCGCTCCAGGAGGGCCTGCTGTTCCACGCGCTGTACGACGACGCCGCGCGGGACGTGTACGTGGTGCAGTCGCACCTCGACCTGGCCGGGCCGGTCGAGGTGCCCCGGCTGGCCGCCGCCGTGGACGCGCTGCTGGAGCGGCACGCCAACCTGCGGGTCGGGTTCTGGTACGAGGACCCGCAGGACGTCCTGCAGTTCGTCCAGCGCACCGTGGAGACCCCGCTGCGGGTCGCCGACCTGGCCGGGCGCGGGCCGGACGCCGTGCAGCGGGAGATGGACGCGGACTGGCGGCACCCGTTCGAGCTGGACGCGCCGCCGCTGCTGCGCTTCGCCCTGCTGCGGCTGGGCGCCGACCGGCACCGGCTGGTGCTGACCTGCCACCACCTGCTGCTGGACGGCTGGTCGATGCCGATCGTGGTGCGCGAGCTGCTCGCGCTCTACCGGGGCGAGCAGCTGCCGCCGGTGCGCCCCTACCGGGACCACCTCGCGCTGCTGGCCACCCGGGACACCGCCGCCGCCGAGCGGGCCTGGGCGGCGGCCCTCGCCGGGTTCGACACCCCGCACCCGGTCGCCCCGGCGGTCGCCGGGGCGGGCGCGGTGGAGCCCGGGCTGATCGTCCGGCAGGCCGGGACCGAGCTGACCGCCCGGTTCGCCGCCGCCGTCCGCGCCCGGGACTGA
- a CDS encoding condensation domain-containing protein: MYRTGDLVRHRIDGSVEYLGRTDDQVKIRGFRIELGEVEAALAAVPGIAQAAVAVRQLAGGTRQLVGYVVPAAGSGATGHGARTALAATLPEHLVPAVVVELAALPLSVNGKLDRKALPDPGRQPAGPAAAPTAVQAAAQAPARRGPSAFARVFAEVLGLAEVGEEENFFALGGDSIVSLQVVSRARNAGYAITTKDVFQHPTPAALTAAFGGAAPAEPTEPAASAAPAAPAEGPVPLLPVVHWLRERGGPVRRFNQSVLLAVPGGLGEQALRTALAALVEAHPALRTALDDTDGLWTQRVLPPTADPALLRRVPAPGGPTAERLTAEADRAADALDPAAGRMLRAVWFDAGEQAEGRLLLTVHHLAVDGVSWRILLPRLAAAHREAAAGRRPALAPEPVALRDWAAHLHTHAQQRTRLAETAHWRTALTGPPGPLAHLAADPARDTAATLRTLRRTLPADRTAPLLAVPGTGTDELLLAALVLGLARTRPDAAPALQLDLEGHGRGGHDGHTPDLSGTVGWFTTVHPVRLDLAGLDPAATADALDRVREQLRAAPDKGLGHGLLRHLNPQTAPLLAAAPASPVLFNYRGRTDQAAPSAGGWPLAPAPDRAAVAAGAGPDPAAPVGYPLEIDAVVVADRDGRPELAVELSWPQALLTEPEAAGIADAWLAALDALGALALATADRQVGTDDTATDSSTGTGSGGSAAVPAAANPPLVTLKQAQLDRLESKLRGRRRR; encoded by the coding sequence ATGTACCGCACCGGCGACCTGGTGCGCCACCGGATCGACGGCAGCGTCGAGTACCTGGGCCGCACCGACGACCAGGTCAAGATCCGCGGCTTCCGGATCGAACTCGGCGAGGTCGAGGCCGCCCTCGCCGCCGTCCCCGGCATCGCCCAGGCGGCGGTCGCGGTCCGGCAGCTCGCCGGCGGCACCCGGCAACTGGTCGGGTACGTGGTGCCCGCCGCCGGCTCCGGCGCCACCGGCCACGGCGCGCGGACCGCGCTGGCCGCGACCCTGCCCGAGCACCTGGTGCCCGCCGTGGTGGTGGAACTCGCCGCCCTGCCGCTGTCCGTCAACGGCAAGCTCGACCGCAAGGCGCTGCCCGACCCCGGACGGCAGCCCGCCGGACCGGCCGCCGCCCCGACCGCCGTCCAGGCCGCCGCCCAGGCTCCGGCCCGGCGCGGGCCCTCCGCCTTCGCCCGGGTGTTCGCGGAGGTGCTGGGCCTGGCCGAGGTCGGCGAGGAGGAGAACTTCTTCGCGCTCGGCGGCGACAGCATCGTCTCGCTCCAGGTGGTCAGCCGGGCCAGGAACGCCGGGTACGCGATCACCACCAAGGACGTCTTCCAGCACCCGACGCCCGCCGCGCTGACCGCCGCGTTCGGCGGCGCCGCACCCGCCGAGCCCACCGAGCCCGCCGCGTCCGCCGCCCCGGCCGCCCCGGCCGAGGGCCCGGTGCCGCTGCTGCCCGTCGTGCACTGGCTGCGCGAACGCGGCGGCCCGGTCCGGCGGTTCAACCAGTCCGTGCTGCTCGCCGTCCCCGGCGGACTCGGCGAGCAGGCGCTGCGCACCGCGCTCGCCGCCCTGGTCGAGGCCCACCCCGCGCTGCGCACCGCGCTGGACGACACCGACGGCCTGTGGACCCAGCGGGTCCTCCCGCCCACCGCCGATCCCGCCCTGCTGCGCCGCGTCCCCGCCCCCGGCGGCCCCACCGCCGAACGGCTCACCGCCGAGGCCGACCGGGCCGCCGACGCCCTCGACCCGGCCGCCGGACGGATGCTGCGCGCCGTCTGGTTCGACGCGGGCGAACAGGCCGAGGGCCGACTGCTGCTGACCGTCCACCACCTCGCCGTGGACGGTGTCTCCTGGCGCATCCTGCTCCCACGCCTGGCCGCCGCCCACCGCGAGGCCGCCGCCGGCCGCCGCCCCGCCCTCGCCCCCGAACCCGTCGCCCTCCGCGACTGGGCCGCCCACCTGCACACCCACGCCCAGCAGCGCACCCGCCTCGCCGAGACCGCCCACTGGCGCACCGCGCTCACCGGCCCGCCCGGGCCGCTCGCCCACCTGGCCGCCGACCCGGCCCGCGACACCGCGGCCACCCTGCGCACCCTGCGCCGCACCCTGCCCGCCGACCGCACCGCCCCGCTGCTCGCCGTCCCCGGTACCGGCACCGACGAACTGCTGCTCGCCGCCCTCGTCCTGGGCCTGGCCCGCACCCGGCCCGACGCCGCCCCCGCGCTCCAGCTCGACCTGGAGGGCCACGGCCGCGGCGGCCACGACGGCCACACCCCCGACCTGTCCGGCACCGTCGGCTGGTTCACCACCGTCCACCCCGTCCGCCTCGACCTGGCCGGACTCGACCCCGCCGCCACCGCGGACGCGCTGGACCGGGTCCGGGAGCAGCTGCGCGCCGCCCCCGACAAGGGGCTCGGCCACGGCCTGCTGCGCCACCTCAACCCGCAGACCGCCCCGCTGCTGGCCGCCGCCCCGGCCTCCCCGGTGCTGTTCAACTACCGGGGCCGCACCGACCAGGCCGCCCCGTCGGCGGGCGGCTGGCCGCTCGCCCCGGCCCCCGACCGCGCGGCGGTCGCCGCCGGGGCCGGACCCGACCCGGCGGCCCCGGTCGGGTACCCGCTGGAGATCGACGCCGTGGTCGTCGCCGACCGAGACGGCCGGCCCGAGCTGGCGGTCGAACTGTCCTGGCCGCAGGCCCTGTTGACCGAGCCGGAGGCAGCCGGGATCGCCGACGCCTGGCTCGCCGCGCTGGACGCCCTCGGCGCCCTCGCCCTCGCCACCGCCGACCGCCAGGTCGGCACCGACGACACCGCCACCGACAGCAGCACCGGCACCGGCAGCGGCGGCAGCGCCGCCGTCCCGGCCGCGGCGAACCCGCCGCTGGTCACCCTCAAGCAGGCCCAGCTCGACCGGCTGGAGTCCAAGCTGCGCGGGCGCCGCCGCCGATGA